In Streptomyces sp. NBC_00683, the DNA window GACGCCTGATAGCGGTTGACCGTGTCGCCCTCAGCTTCGAGGATCCGGTCGAGGCGTCGGATGTTCCCGTGACGGGACCGGTAGCCCTCCCAGTCCAGTTCCGCGAGGTCGCCGTATCCGTCGAACTGACTGATGACACCGGCGTGGAAAGGGACCCGGAGCTTGCGGGAGACGTCCTCCCAGCGGTCCAGTTCACCGGACTCCAGCCCGGTCCGTTCGAACAGCTCCCGGCGGCGCGGCTCGGGAAGGGCGCGCAGGACGTCGAGGGTGCGAGCGAGTACCCAGGCCGCCGTGACATTGGTGTACGCGTTGTCGTCGAGCCCCGGTTCCTTCGCGCCCGGGTAGGCGTCGTGGTACTCGTCCGGGCCGACGACACCGCGGATCCTGTAGCGGCCCAGACTGTCGTCGTGGACGGCGGACGACGCCCAGAACCGGGCGATCTGGAGGAGCATCTCCGCGCCCTTGGTGTGCAGGAACTCGGTGTCCCCGCTGGCCTCGCAGTACTGCCACACGTTGTACGCGACGGCGGAGCCGACATGGTGCTGGAGCCGGGAGTGGTCGGGCAGCCATCGCCCCGAGTGCGGGTTGAGATGCAGTTGCTGGGTCTCCTCACGACCGTCGCTGCCGCTCTGCCACGGATAGAGCGCGCCCTTGCGCCCGATGGCGCGGGCGGCGCTGCGTGCCTGTTCGAGCCGACGGTGGCGATAGCTCAGGAGAGCCTGTGAGACTTCCGGGAAATGCAGGTTGAGATACGGCAGGACGAACAGCTCGTCCCAGAAGACATGACCGCGGTAGGCCTCACCGTGCAGCCCTCGGGCCGGGACGCCGACGTCCAGGTCCGCGGTGTGCGGGGAGAGTGTCTGCAGCACGTGGAAGAGGTGGAGCCGCAGGATGCGGCCGGTGTCACCGGCCACGTCCAGTTGCGCTTCGCGCCAGAGCTCCCGCCAGGCTGTCCGATGCGACGTGAGCAGTGCGTCGAAGCCGGGGGCACTTCCCACGCGGTCGACCGCGGCCCGGAGCGGATCACCGATCGCCGGGTCCCGGGAAGTGTGCAGGGCCACGGTCTTGTCGACGGTCGTTCGACGGCCCTGCAGCAGTGGGAGTGTCAGGAGTTGCGCGGCGCGCAGTTCGGTGTGGCCGTCGGAGGTCTGCGTGATGGGCCCGTTCACCGTGGTGCGTGCCGCCATGCCGATATGGATGTCGGAGGTGCTGGTGCGGCAGCGCAGCCACACGGTGTCCGCGGCGGCACTGCCGGTGCTGACATGGGCCAGATGGTTGCCGTTCAGCTGCCGGTAGCGCTCCACTCCGGCGTTCGTCACGCCACCGTCGATCGCGGCCTCGACCTGGAGGTCGCCGGACCAGTTCTCAGCGGTGAACTCGGTGCGCAGGGCGGCCAGATGGGGATGTGCCATGTGGACCAGGCGCAGTTGCCGCACGTGCGTCCTGCGCCCCTCGCCGTCCTCGTACCGCAC includes these proteins:
- a CDS encoding glycoside hydrolase family 65 protein, coding for MPDWTWTYEGYDPDAERLRESLCTLGNGYFATRGAAPECAADSVHYPGTYVAGCYNRLTSEVAGRRVENEDLVNLPNWLPLQFRSAAGDDPVPWLAPDTATLLDHRLSLDLRSGTLERHVRYEDGEGRRTHVRQLRLVHMAHPHLAALRTEFTAENWSGDLQVEAAIDGGVTNAGVERYRQLNGNHLAHVSTGSAAADTVWLRCRTSTSDIHIGMAARTTVNGPITQTSDGHTELRAAQLLTLPLLQGRRTTVDKTVALHTSRDPAIGDPLRAAVDRVGSAPGFDALLTSHRTAWRELWREAQLDVAGDTGRILRLHLFHVLQTLSPHTADLDVGVPARGLHGEAYRGHVFWDELFVLPYLNLHFPEVSQALLSYRHRRLEQARSAARAIGRKGALYPWQSGSDGREETQQLHLNPHSGRWLPDHSRLQHHVGSAVAYNVWQYCEASGDTEFLHTKGAEMLLQIARFWASSAVHDDSLGRYRIRGVVGPDEYHDAYPGAKEPGLDDNAYTNVTAAWVLARTLDVLRALPEPRRRELFERTGLESGELDRWEDVSRKLRVPFHAGVISQFDGYGDLAELDWEGYRSRHGNIRRLDRILEAEGDTVNRYQASKQADVLMLGYLFRPDELRDLFHRLGHDLDEQIWRRTVDYYLQRTSHGSTLSGLVHGWVLARARRADAWTFCREAIEGDIADLQGGTTGEGIHLGAMAGTLDLVQRGLTGLETRSGALRLDPVPLPGLSEYSFALRYRGHWGVRLRMRPGRLDVSVPPSDCAPISLEIPDRAVTLEPGESCRLTLRDH